From Pseudorca crassidens isolate mPseCra1 chromosome 7, mPseCra1.hap1, whole genome shotgun sequence, a single genomic window includes:
- the CD274 gene encoding programmed cell death 1 ligand 1 — MRIYSIFTFMAYCCLLKAFTITVPKDLYVVEYGSNVTLECRFPVDKQLNLLALVVYWEMEDKKIIQFVNGEEDLNVQHSSYNQRALLLKNQLPLGKAALQITDVKLQDAGIYCCLISYGGADYKRITLKVNASYRKINQTISVDPVTSEHELMCQAEGYPEAEVIWTSSDHRVLSGKTTITSSKREEKLFNVTSTLRINTTANEIFYCIFRRLGHEENSTAELVIPEPYPDPAKKRTHLVILGALLLFLSITLTIIFYLKRDVEVMDMEKCGTRDMNSKQQNDTQFEET, encoded by the exons ATGAGGATATACAGTATCTTTACATTCATGGCTTACTGTTGTTTGCTGAAAG CATTTACTATCACAGTTCCCAAGGACCTGTATGTGGTAGAATATGGCAGCAATGTGACATTGGAATGCAGATTTCCAGTAGACAAACAATTAAACCTGTTGGCATTAGTTGTTTACTGGGAAATGGAGGATAAGAAAATTATTCAGTTTGTGAATGGGGAGGAAGACCTGAATGTTCAACACAGTAGCTACAACCAGAGGGCCCTGCTGTTGAAGAACCAGCTCCCCTTGGGGAAGGCCGCACTTCAGATAACAGATGTGAAATTGCAGGATGCAGGAATTTACTGCTGCTTGATCAGCTATGGCGGTGCCGACTACAAGCGGATTACTTTGAAAGTCAATG CTTCATACCGCAAAATCAACCAAACAATTTCTGTGGATCCAGTCACCTCTGAACATGAACTAATGTGTCAGGCTGAGGGTTACCCTGAGGCTGAAGTCATCTGGACAAGCAGTGACCACCGAGTCCTGAGTGGCAAAACCACCATTACCAgttccaagagggaggagaagctTTTCAATGTGACCAGCACACTAAGAATCAACACAACAGCTAACGAGATTTTCTACTGCATTTTTCggagattaggtcatgaggaaaACAGTACAGCTGAATTGGTCATCCCAG aaccaTATCCAGATCCAGCAAAAAAGAGGACTCACTTGGTGATTCTGGGAGCTCTCCTGTTGTTCCTTAGTATAACCCTGACAATCATCTTCTATCTAAAAAGAGATG tggaaGTGATGGATATGGAAAAATGTGGCACCCGAGATATGAACTCAAAGCAGCAAAATG ATACA